In Thermotoga sp., the DNA window GAAGGCAGCCTGAAAGAGCTACTAAGAATCCCATCCCCTTTAGGAAATTGGGAGTGTCAAGTTTTTCACAACGTGCACCTTCTTTATGAATCCTCCAACAGATTCAACTACTTCCAGTTCTTTTTCAAGTCCGCGCGATATCTCACCGTTGGTGAAGATGCCCACTTCACTGGCACCATAAATGTACGCCGCCGCTACGAGCTCTTTGACAACGTCCTTTTCCACGGCAGAGCTTCTCATTTTCACCTGGAAAACAACAGTTTTTCCGTGCTTTTTTGCGATGATGTCCGCGCCAAAGTCTTTACTCCTGCGTGTCATTCTCACCGCTCTGAAACCGTGTTCCTGCAAATATTCTTTTGCGAACTCCTCGAATTGATAGGGATTCTTC includes these proteins:
- a CDS encoding YraN family protein; protein product: MRSLLKVGLKNPYQFEEFAKEYLQEHGFRAVRMTRRSKDFGADIIAKKHGKTVVFQVKMRSSAVEKDVVKELVAAAYIYGASEVGIFTNGEISRGLEKELEVVESVGGFIKKVHVVKNLTLPIS